From the genome of Danio rerio strain Tuebingen ecotype United States chromosome 2, GRCz12tu, whole genome shotgun sequence, one region includes:
- the bokb gene encoding bcl-2-related ovarian killer protein homolog B, with amino-acid sequence MNVFARSSVLAAEMMDVFDRTHTEKELVFQSKELCRDFIHSRITREGLSWSKVELDLPEPRGVLVDVSVVLLKLGDELECMRPYVYRNIAKQLNISVSVEAVVSDAFLSVATEVIAMGITWGKVVAIYAVAAGLAVDCVRLGHPVMVHTIVDSLGEFVRRSLVPWLKKRGGWVDILKCVVNMDSRAHVHWLSTAVLTWREFIKTMYVYLTK; translated from the exons ATGAACGTGTTCGCGCGCTCCTCCGTGCTCGCCGCCGAGATGATGGATGTGTTTGATCGCACTCACACGGAGAAAGAGCTCGTCTTTCAGTCCAAGGAGCTGTGTAGAGACTTCATTCACTCCAGGATCACGAGAGAAGGACTGAGTTGGTCAAAAGTCGAGCTGGACCTGCCAGAACCGCGCGGAGTTCTTGTAGACGTGTCTGTGGTGCTGCTTAAACTGG gTGATGAACTGGAGTGCATGCGTCCATATGTGTATCGTAATATTGCAAAGCAGCTGAATATCAGCGTATCGGTGGAAGCTGTGGTTTCAGATGCATTTCTCTCGGTAGCAACAGAAGTCATAGCCATGG gAATCACATGGGGTAAAGTGGTGGCCATCTACGCTGTAGCTGCCGGGCTTGCGGTGGACTGTGTGCGACTGGGCCATCCTGTCATGGTGCACACTATTGTGGACAGTCTGGGAGAGTTTGTGCGGAGAAGTCTCGTGCCATGGCTCAAAAAGAGAGGAGGATGG gttgacattttaaaatgtgtggTGAACATGGACTCTAGAGCTCATGTCCATTGGTTATCGACAGCAGTGTTAACATGGAGGGAATTCATAAAGACTATGTACGTCTACCTGACGAAGTAG